A window from Pseudomonas frederiksbergensis encodes these proteins:
- a CDS encoding cobalamin-binding protein encodes MRPVWLAVLLLAVSGPTAAVERVVSLAPSLSEIVVELGSADLLVGVLDAGERPAELKDLPSVGRYGQLDMEQLLSLKPDLLLLWPGSVGPAQREQLKRLNIPTYVAEPHNLEQLTAQIEAIASQLGRPERGVSLAEKLRQRLDSLRQRYRRDVPLRVFYQVWDRPLYTVGGGQIISDALEVCGARNVFADLTLPAPQVSVEAVLQRNPEVILASDQAQLDAWKAWPQVAAVAQRQLLLVTDKGLERPSGQMIEATANLCQLISPSR; translated from the coding sequence ATGCGGCCCGTCTGGCTGGCGGTTTTGCTGCTGGCCGTCAGTGGCCCGACGGCGGCGGTCGAACGCGTTGTCAGCCTCGCGCCGTCGCTTTCTGAAATCGTTGTTGAACTGGGTTCGGCTGACCTGCTGGTGGGTGTGCTGGATGCCGGTGAGCGTCCCGCCGAGCTCAAAGACCTGCCTTCGGTTGGCCGCTATGGCCAGCTGGACATGGAGCAATTGCTCAGTCTCAAGCCCGATCTGTTGTTGCTCTGGCCCGGCAGCGTTGGCCCGGCCCAGCGTGAACAGCTCAAACGGTTGAACATCCCGACCTACGTTGCGGAACCGCACAACCTTGAACAACTCACTGCGCAGATTGAGGCGATCGCCTCACAACTCGGCCGTCCGGAGCGTGGTGTTTCATTGGCTGAAAAGTTGCGTCAGCGGCTGGATTCGCTGCGCCAGCGTTATCGTCGAGATGTGCCATTGCGGGTGTTTTACCAGGTCTGGGATCGGCCGCTGTACACCGTGGGTGGCGGGCAGATCATCAGCGATGCGCTTGAAGTGTGCGGGGCGCGCAATGTGTTTGCCGACCTGACGCTACCGGCGCCGCAGGTCAGTGTCGAAGCGGTATTGCAACGCAATCCAGAAGTGATCCTGGCCAGCGATCAGGCGCAGCTTGATGCGTGGAAAGCCTGGCCGCAGGTTGCCGCAGTGGCGCAGAGGCAATTGCTGTTGGTAACGGATAAAGGCCTGGAGCGGCCGAGTGGGCAGATGATCGAAGCGACGGCCAATCTCTGTCAGCTGATTTCGCCTTCACGCTGA
- a CDS encoding MFS transporter, producing MTRGQVRRRLSVNWWQYLALALVPLFVINGVFGQSEAILPVLAMPLFIAGVASMFVSLKFFGGYKHALIATQKALDTPEEPAAWIALAAKRRTAFLAAGLPAWIAALAVFVGLEAVPLMLLALSTLVLFYLYRIPRQLG from the coding sequence GTGACCCGCGGTCAGGTTCGGCGGCGACTGTCCGTCAATTGGTGGCAATACCTGGCGCTGGCCTTGGTGCCGCTGTTCGTGATCAACGGCGTATTCGGCCAGAGCGAGGCGATCCTGCCGGTGCTGGCGATGCCATTGTTCATCGCCGGTGTGGCTTCGATGTTTGTCAGCCTGAAATTCTTCGGCGGCTACAAACACGCGTTGATCGCCACTCAAAAAGCCCTCGATACCCCTGAAGAACCTGCTGCCTGGATCGCCCTGGCTGCCAAGCGTCGCACGGCATTCCTGGCTGCCGGCCTGCCGGCCTGGATCGCTGCGCTAGCGGTATTCGTCGGTCTCGAAGCCGTGCCGTTGATGCTGCTGGCGCTGTCGACCCTGGTGCTGTTTTACCTCTACCGTATTCCGCGTCAACTCGGCTGA
- the ribA gene encoding GTP cyclohydrolase II, producing the protein MPVVFVAASKLPTPFAQFTMHGFLDEENGREHVVLSLGEFADGAPVLGRLHSECLTGDALFSQRCDCGSQLEAALQAIAREGRGVLLYLRQEGRGIGLLNKIRAYELQDGGADTVEANEQLGFAADQRDYAMCLPMLQHLGVKSLRLMTNNPRKVKALTDMGIVVSERVPLHTGHNPHNKLYLATKASKLDHMMGNEHQGEADRA; encoded by the coding sequence GTGCCTGTCGTTTTTGTCGCCGCTTCCAAGCTGCCAACGCCTTTTGCGCAATTCACCATGCACGGCTTTCTCGATGAGGAAAACGGGCGCGAGCACGTTGTGCTGAGCCTGGGTGAGTTCGCCGACGGTGCCCCGGTACTCGGCCGGTTGCACTCCGAATGCCTGACCGGCGATGCCTTGTTCAGCCAGCGTTGCGACTGCGGCTCGCAACTCGAGGCCGCCTTGCAGGCCATCGCCCGTGAAGGCCGAGGCGTGTTGCTGTACTTGCGTCAGGAAGGTCGTGGCATTGGCCTGCTGAACAAGATCCGCGCCTATGAATTGCAAGATGGCGGCGCCGATACCGTTGAAGCCAACGAACAGTTGGGCTTTGCCGCCGATCAGCGCGACTACGCCATGTGCCTGCCGATGCTGCAGCACTTGGGCGTGAAATCCCTGCGTCTGATGACCAATAACCCACGCAAGGTCAAAGCGTTGACCGACATGGGCATCGTGGTCTCCGAGCGCGTGCCGCTGCATACCGGTCATAACCCGCATAACAAACTCTACCTGGCCACCAAGGCCAGCAAGCTCGACCACATGATGGGCAACGAGCACCAGGGCGAGGCAGACCGGGCGTGA
- a CDS encoding phosphatidylglycerophosphatase A, translated as MTDHPKQVPAEFVPPSVWRNPWHFLAFGFGSGTLPKAPGTWGSLVALPFIPLWQMLPDWGYWLMLGITMLFGFWLCGKVADDLRVHDHEGIVWDEMVGMWITLWLVPEGWYWLLAGFLVFRFFDILKPWPIHWIDRHVHGGVGIMLDDVLAGVFAWLAMQGLVWIFA; from the coding sequence GTGACAGATCATCCCAAACAGGTCCCGGCGGAATTCGTGCCGCCCTCGGTATGGCGCAATCCGTGGCATTTCCTGGCGTTCGGCTTCGGCTCGGGCACCTTGCCAAAAGCACCGGGCACCTGGGGTTCGTTAGTTGCGCTGCCCTTTATCCCGTTGTGGCAGATGCTGCCCGATTGGGGTTACTGGCTGATGCTCGGCATCACCATGCTGTTTGGCTTCTGGCTGTGCGGCAAGGTCGCCGACGATTTGCGGGTACACGACCACGAAGGCATCGTCTGGGACGAAATGGTCGGGATGTGGATCACCCTTTGGCTGGTGCCGGAAGGCTGGTATTGGTTGCTCGCCGGATTTTTGGTGTTCCGCTTTTTCGACATTCTCAAGCCTTGGCCGATTCACTGGATCGACCGGCATGTGCACGGCGGCGTCGGTATCATGCTCGATGATGTATTGGCCGGGGTGTTTGCGTGGTTGGCGATGCAGGGGCTGGTTTGGATTTTTGCCTGA
- the thiL gene encoding thiamine-phosphate kinase yields the protein MGEFELIRNFFAAAPCAQGGEGVALGIGDDCALLAVPPGEQLAISTDTLVAGVHFADPCDPFLLGQRSLAVAVSDLAAMGATPIAFTLALTLPTVTTDWLDAYARGLNVMAQRCGMALVGGDTTRGPLSLTMTVFGRVPAGLALTRSGAQPGDFLCVGGELGNAAGALPLVLGQRMADAAIADPLRAHYWSPQPQLGLGMALRGRASAALDISDGLLADCGHIALASKVGVQVERSKLPLSKALLAFLGQSGAEQAALSGGDDYVLAFTLPPAELSSLLADGWPIHVVGRVVTGQGVVLLDADGQDITPQTRGYQHFRETP from the coding sequence ATGGGTGAGTTTGAGCTGATCCGCAATTTCTTCGCCGCCGCGCCTTGTGCGCAGGGCGGCGAAGGCGTTGCCCTTGGGATCGGCGATGACTGCGCCTTGCTAGCTGTTCCTCCCGGGGAGCAGTTGGCCATTTCTACCGACACACTGGTTGCCGGTGTGCATTTCGCAGATCCTTGCGACCCGTTCCTGCTCGGTCAGCGCTCGCTGGCTGTGGCTGTCAGTGATCTGGCCGCCATGGGCGCCACCCCCATTGCCTTTACCCTTGCCCTGACCTTGCCGACGGTGACCACCGATTGGCTGGACGCCTACGCCCGTGGTTTGAACGTCATGGCGCAGCGCTGCGGTATGGCGCTGGTGGGGGGGGATACCACCCGTGGGCCATTGAGCCTGACCATGACCGTGTTCGGTCGTGTGCCGGCAGGTCTGGCGTTGACCCGCAGCGGTGCGCAGCCAGGCGATTTTCTGTGCGTTGGCGGTGAGCTTGGCAACGCGGCGGGTGCATTGCCGCTGGTGCTCGGTCAGCGAATGGCTGATGCGGCCATCGCTGATCCGTTGCGTGCCCATTACTGGTCGCCGCAACCGCAGCTGGGCCTTGGCATGGCGTTGCGCGGCAGAGCTAGTGCGGCGCTGGACATCTCCGATGGCCTGCTCGCCGACTGCGGGCACATTGCCCTGGCGTCGAAAGTCGGGGTTCAGGTAGAGCGCAGTAAACTGCCATTGTCGAAGGCGCTGCTGGCCTTCCTCGGCCAGTCTGGCGCTGAGCAAGCCGCCTTGAGCGGCGGTGACGATTACGTGCTGGCCTTTACCTTGCCCCCCGCCGAGTTGTCATCATTGCTGGCGGACGGCTGGCCGATCCATGTGGTCGGCCGTGTCGTGACGGGGCAGGGCGTAGTGCTGCTCGACGCCGACGGACAAGACATCACCCCGCAAACCCGGGGCTATCAACATTTTCGGGAGACACCGTGA
- the nusB gene encoding transcription antitermination factor NusB, whose product MISDESDRFNPRDPKPADAGKPSKSVKRREARQLATQALYQWHMAKQSLNEIEAQFRVDNDFSDVDAAYFHDILHGVPAHKPEIDAALTPCLDITIEELDPVELAVLRLSTWELLKRVDVPYRVVINEGIELAKVFGSTDGHKFVNGVLDKLAPRLREAEVKAFKR is encoded by the coding sequence GTGATTAGCGACGAAAGCGATCGTTTCAACCCGCGCGATCCAAAGCCTGCGGATGCCGGCAAGCCATCGAAAAGCGTCAAGCGTCGCGAAGCCCGTCAGCTCGCGACTCAGGCGCTGTACCAATGGCACATGGCCAAGCAATCTTTGAACGAGATCGAAGCGCAGTTTCGGGTCGATAACGATTTCAGCGATGTCGATGCCGCGTACTTCCACGACATCCTGCACGGCGTTCCGGCTCACAAGCCTGAAATCGACGCTGCACTGACGCCGTGCCTGGACATCACCATCGAAGAGCTGGACCCGGTTGAACTGGCCGTTCTGCGCCTGTCGACCTGGGAACTGCTCAAGCGCGTCGACGTGCCGTACCGCGTTGTGATCAACGAAGGTATCGAGCTGGCGAAAGTCTTCGGTTCCACCGACGGCCACAAGTTCGTCAACGGTGTACTCGACAAGCTGGCCCCGCGTCTGCGTGAAGCTGAAGTGAAGGCGTTCAAGCGCTGA
- the ribE gene encoding 6,7-dimethyl-8-ribityllumazine synthase, with translation MTLKTIEGTFIAPKGRYALVVGRFNSFVVESLVSGAVDALVRHGVSESDITIIRAPGAFEIPLVAQKVAQKGEYAAIIALGAVIRGGTPHFEYVAGECTKGLSQVSMEFGVPVAFGVLTVDSIEQAIERSGTKAGNKGAEAALSALEMVSLLAQLEAK, from the coding sequence ATGACCCTGAAGACCATCGAAGGTACCTTCATCGCCCCTAAAGGCCGCTACGCTTTGGTAGTAGGCCGTTTCAACAGCTTCGTCGTTGAAAGCCTGGTCAGCGGTGCAGTTGATGCCCTGGTTCGCCACGGCGTGAGCGAAAGCGACATCACCATCATCCGCGCACCTGGCGCCTTCGAAATTCCGCTGGTTGCGCAGAAAGTCGCTCAGAAGGGCGAATACGCGGCAATCATCGCCCTGGGCGCGGTCATTCGTGGCGGTACTCCGCACTTCGAATACGTGGCGGGCGAATGCACCAAGGGCCTGTCCCAGGTGTCCATGGAGTTCGGCGTTCCAGTCGCATTTGGCGTGCTGACCGTTGATTCCATCGAGCAAGCCATCGAACGTTCCGGCACCAAGGCCGGTAACAAAGGTGCTGAAGCTGCCCTGTCCGCTCTGGAAATGGTCAGCCTGCTGGCGCAGTTGGAGGCCAAGTGA
- the ribBA gene encoding bifunctional 3,4-dihydroxy-2-butanone-4-phosphate synthase/GTP cyclohydrolase II, whose amino-acid sequence MALNSIEELVEDIRQGKMVILMDDEDRENEGDLIMAAECCQPEHINFMAKHARGLICMPMSRERCELLKLPLMAPRNGSGFGTKFTVSIEAATGVTTGISAADRARTVQAAAAKDAKAEDIVSPGHIFPLMAQAGGTLARAGHTEAACDLARMAGFEPSGVICEVMNDDGTMSRRAELEAFAAEHNIKIGTIADLIHYRMIHERTVQRIAEQPLDSELGQFNLVTYRDSVEGDVHMALTLGTVCAEEPTLVRVHNMDPLRDLLMVKQPGRWSLRAAMAAVAEAGSGVVLLLGHPLDGDVLLAHIRETAEHVPAKKPTTYSIVGAGSQILRDLGVRKMRLMSAPMKFNAISGFDLEVVEYVPSE is encoded by the coding sequence GTGGCGCTCAATAGCATCGAAGAACTGGTTGAAGACATCCGCCAAGGCAAGATGGTCATCCTCATGGATGACGAAGACCGCGAGAACGAAGGCGACCTGATCATGGCCGCCGAGTGCTGCCAGCCTGAACACATCAACTTCATGGCCAAGCACGCCCGTGGCCTGATCTGCATGCCGATGAGCCGCGAGCGCTGCGAACTGCTGAAACTGCCTTTGATGGCGCCGCGCAACGGTTCCGGCTTCGGCACCAAGTTCACCGTGTCCATCGAAGCGGCCACCGGCGTGACCACCGGCATCTCTGCTGCTGACCGTGCGCGCACCGTGCAAGCCGCTGCCGCAAAAGACGCCAAGGCTGAAGACATCGTCAGCCCCGGCCACATCTTCCCGCTGATGGCCCAGGCCGGCGGCACCCTCGCTCGCGCCGGCCACACCGAAGCGGCGTGCGACCTGGCGCGCATGGCCGGTTTCGAGCCGAGCGGCGTGATCTGCGAAGTGATGAACGACGACGGCACCATGTCCCGCCGCGCCGAACTGGAAGCGTTTGCTGCCGAACACAACATCAAGATCGGCACCATCGCCGACCTGATTCACTACCGGATGATCCACGAACGTACCGTTCAGCGGATTGCCGAGCAGCCGCTGGACAGCGAACTGGGCCAATTCAACCTGGTGACCTATCGTGATTCGGTGGAAGGCGACGTGCACATGGCCCTGACCCTGGGCACCGTGTGCGCCGAAGAGCCGACCCTGGTTCGCGTGCACAACATGGACCCGCTGCGCGACCTGTTGATGGTCAAGCAACCTGGCCGCTGGAGCCTGCGCGCCGCGATGGCCGCGGTCGCCGAGGCTGGAAGTGGCGTGGTGCTGTTGCTCGGTCACCCGCTCGATGGCGACGTGTTGCTGGCGCATATCCGCGAAACCGCGGAGCACGTTCCGGCGAAAAAACCGACCACCTACAGCATTGTTGGTGCCGGTTCGCAGATCCTCCGGGACCTGGGCGTACGCAAAATGCGCCTGATGAGTGCGCCGATGAAATTTAATGCGATATCCGGTTTCGATCTGGAAGTTGTAGAATACGTGCCCTCCGAATAA
- a CDS encoding riboflavin synthase, which yields MFTGIIESIGSIRALTPKGGDVRVHVETGKLDLSDVKLGDSIAVNGVCLTAVELPGNGFAADVSRETLDCTAMNDLKSGSPVNLEKALTPTTRLGGHLVSGHVDGVGEVVARTENARAVEFRIRAPKELAKYIAHKGSITVDGTSLTVNAVDGAEFMLTIIPHTLSETIMASYQPGRRVNLEVDLLARYLERLLLGDKAAEPAKSGNITESFLAANGYLKS from the coding sequence ATGTTTACCGGCATCATCGAATCCATCGGCAGTATTCGTGCATTGACCCCAAAAGGCGGAGATGTGCGGGTTCACGTAGAAACCGGCAAGCTCGACCTGAGCGACGTCAAACTGGGCGACAGCATCGCAGTCAACGGCGTGTGCCTGACCGCGGTTGAATTGCCAGGCAACGGCTTTGCGGCGGACGTCAGTCGCGAAACCCTCGACTGCACCGCCATGAATGATCTGAAAAGCGGCAGCCCGGTGAACCTGGAAAAAGCCCTGACCCCGACCACTCGCCTCGGCGGGCATCTGGTCAGCGGTCATGTCGATGGCGTGGGCGAAGTGGTTGCCCGTACCGAGAATGCTCGCGCTGTGGAGTTCCGCATCCGCGCTCCCAAAGAGCTGGCCAAGTACATCGCCCATAAAGGCTCGATCACCGTCGACGGCACCAGCCTGACCGTGAACGCGGTCGATGGCGCCGAGTTCATGCTGACGATCATTCCGCATACCCTGAGCGAAACCATCATGGCGTCTTACCAGCCAGGTCGCCGGGTGAATCTTGAAGTTGACTTGCTTGCCCGTTATCTGGAACGCCTGCTGTTGGGCGACAAGGCCGCAGAGCCAGCAAAGTCCGGAAACATCACTGAAAGCTTTCTGGCCGCCAACGGCTACCTCAAATCCTGA
- the ribD gene encoding bifunctional diaminohydroxyphosphoribosylaminopyrimidine deaminase/5-amino-6-(5-phosphoribosylamino)uracil reductase RibD, which yields MTPTSEQAILDAHYMARALELARKGHYTTHPNPRVGCVIVRDGQIVGEGWHVRTGEPHAEVHALHAAGDKARGATAYVTLEPCSHHGRTPPCADALVHAGVARVVAAMQDPNPSVAGRGMQRLAQAGIATESGVLEGEARKLNEGFLKRMEHGLPFVRVKLAMSLDGRTAMESGESQWITGPAARSAVQRLRAQASVVLTGADTVLADNARLTVRADELGLDPEQTALAMSRPPLRVLIDGRLRVPLDAPFFKAGPALVATCMAIEEQYANGPECLIVAGEDGLVDLRKLLVELAARGVNEVLVEAGPRLAGAFAQQGLVDEFQIFIAGKFLGSSARPLLDWPLAQMKDAPELKIIEIRAVGDDWRVIAIPSPAASV from the coding sequence ATGACCCCCACTTCCGAACAAGCCATCCTCGACGCTCATTACATGGCCCGCGCGCTGGAACTGGCGCGCAAAGGTCATTACACGACCCACCCCAACCCTCGGGTTGGCTGCGTGATCGTGCGTGACGGGCAAATCGTCGGCGAAGGCTGGCACGTGCGCACCGGCGAACCCCACGCCGAAGTCCACGCCCTGCACGCCGCCGGCGACAAGGCTCGAGGCGCCACCGCTTACGTGACCCTCGAACCTTGCAGCCACCACGGACGCACGCCGCCTTGTGCGGACGCGCTGGTACATGCCGGTGTGGCTCGGGTCGTCGCGGCGATGCAAGACCCGAATCCGTCGGTGGCCGGTCGAGGCATGCAGCGCCTGGCCCAGGCCGGCATTGCTACTGAAAGCGGCGTGCTGGAAGGCGAAGCGCGCAAGCTCAATGAAGGTTTCCTCAAGCGCATGGAGCACGGCTTGCCGTTCGTGCGGGTCAAGTTGGCCATGAGCCTCGACGGTCGCACGGCGATGGAAAGCGGCGAAAGCCAATGGATCACCGGCCCGGCGGCACGTTCGGCGGTACAACGCCTGCGCGCGCAGGCCAGCGTAGTGTTGACCGGCGCCGACACGGTGCTGGCGGACAATGCCCGTCTCACTGTGCGTGCCGATGAGTTGGGCCTGGACCCTGAGCAAACCGCTTTGGCCATGAGCCGTCCGCCGCTGCGTGTGTTGATCGACGGTCGCCTGCGCGTGCCGCTGGACGCGCCGTTCTTCAAGGCTGGCCCGGCGCTGGTCGCCACCTGCATGGCGATTGAAGAGCAATACGCCAACGGTCCGGAATGCCTGATCGTGGCGGGCGAGGATGGCTTGGTCGACCTGCGCAAACTGCTGGTCGAACTCGCCGCCCGCGGGGTCAACGAAGTGTTGGTCGAAGCGGGCCCGCGTCTGGCCGGGGCTTTCGCTCAGCAAGGGCTGGTGGACGAGTTTCAGATTTTCATCGCTGGCAAGTTTTTAGGTTCGTCTGCGCGCCCGTTGCTGGATTGGCCGCTCGCGCAAATGAAGGATGCGCCTGAACTCAAAATCATCGAAATCCGCGCGGTTGGCGATGACTGGCGAGTCATCGCCATTCCTTCGCCAGCGGCGAGCGTATAA
- the nrdR gene encoding transcriptional regulator NrdR yields MHCPFCGANDTKVIDSRLVAEGEQVRRRRECLACGERFTTFETAELVLPRLIKTDGSRQPFDEEKLRAGMQRALEKRPVSVERLESSLVHIKHKLRATGEREVKSLVVGELVMAELQKLDEVAYIRFASVYRRFQDLNEFREEIDRLAREPVKE; encoded by the coding sequence ATGCACTGTCCCTTCTGCGGTGCCAACGACACCAAGGTCATCGACTCGCGTCTGGTCGCCGAGGGCGAACAGGTACGCCGCCGGCGTGAATGCCTGGCCTGCGGCGAGCGTTTCACGACGTTCGAGACGGCCGAACTGGTGTTGCCGCGCCTGATCAAAACCGACGGCAGCCGCCAGCCGTTCGACGAAGAAAAACTCCGCGCCGGCATGCAGCGTGCGCTGGAGAAGCGCCCGGTGAGTGTCGAGCGCCTGGAATCGTCGTTGGTGCACATCAAACACAAACTGCGCGCCACCGGTGAGCGAGAGGTTAAATCCCTTGTCGTCGGTGAACTGGTGATGGCCGAGCTGCAAAAGCTCGACGAAGTCGCCTACATTCGTTTCGCCTCCGTGTATCGACGCTTCCAGGACCTCAACGAGTTCCGCGAAGAGATCGATCGCCTGGCCCGTGAGCCGGTGAAAGAATGA
- a CDS encoding YbaY family lipoprotein, whose product MSLRPLVLLSLFSLLVACSSDAPKPQPPTPGPAPQAAQKKARESANLGPLPAYQRELSGTLQGVPAGAEVELALLVIDDKDRPQQLLASSSLIGTNQILPFHLRFNPESFPVGARVELRGRASQSGQLILHLPPQVITQPTTQMLGQLQFVKAP is encoded by the coding sequence ATGTCCCTAAGACCGCTGGTTTTGCTCAGTCTTTTCAGCCTGCTGGTGGCCTGCAGCAGCGATGCACCCAAGCCCCAGCCGCCGACACCAGGCCCCGCGCCACAGGCCGCGCAGAAGAAAGCCAGGGAATCGGCCAACCTCGGCCCGTTGCCCGCGTATCAGCGTGAATTGAGCGGCACCTTGCAAGGCGTGCCGGCCGGTGCCGAAGTCGAGTTGGCGCTGCTGGTGATCGACGATAAGGACCGCCCGCAACAATTGCTGGCCAGTTCCAGCCTGATCGGCACCAATCAGATTCTGCCGTTTCACCTGCGTTTCAACCCGGAATCCTTCCCGGTCGGTGCCCGCGTTGAACTGCGTGGCCGCGCCAGCCAGTCCGGCCAGCTGATTTTGCATCTGCCGCCGCAAGTCATCACGCAGCCAACGACGCAAATGCTGGGTCAGCTGCAATTCGTCAAAGCGCCATGA
- a CDS encoding class I SAM-dependent methyltransferase: MIAPFDLQQALGELLGDAQLVACELPDTDLKLWLIDGDNMDRAFSPEETRRILHEPPYWSFCWASGLAVARYLAEFPEWVKGKRVLDFGAGSGVAGIAAVKAGALEVVACDLDPLAIAACRANAELNGVHLDYSTDFFAEADRFDLILVADVLYDRANLPLLDEFLSRGQQALVADSRVRDFRHPLYQRIEMLEAMTLPDLAEPEEFRHVSLYHATRA, from the coding sequence ATGATTGCACCGTTCGACCTGCAACAGGCGCTGGGTGAACTGCTCGGTGACGCGCAGCTGGTTGCCTGTGAACTGCCGGACACCGATCTGAAGCTTTGGCTGATCGATGGCGACAACATGGACCGCGCATTCAGCCCGGAAGAAACCCGGCGAATTCTCCATGAGCCGCCTTATTGGAGTTTTTGCTGGGCCAGTGGGCTGGCGGTCGCCCGCTATCTCGCTGAATTCCCTGAATGGGTCAAAGGCAAACGGGTGCTGGATTTCGGCGCCGGTTCCGGGGTGGCGGGGATTGCGGCGGTGAAGGCCGGAGCGTTGGAAGTAGTGGCCTGTGACCTCGACCCGCTGGCGATTGCGGCGTGCCGGGCGAATGCCGAACTCAACGGCGTACACCTCGACTACTCGACGGATTTTTTCGCCGAAGCGGATCGGTTTGATCTGATTCTGGTGGCCGACGTGCTGTACGACCGGGCGAATCTGCCGTTGCTCGATGAATTCCTCAGTCGCGGCCAGCAAGCCCTGGTGGCGGATTCACGGGTAAGGGATTTTCGCCACCCGTTGTATCAACGCATCGAGATGCTGGAAGCGATGACCTTGCCCGATCTGGCCGAGCCCGAAGAGTTTCGGCATGTGAGCCTTTACCACGCCACCCGAGCCTGA
- the trxA gene encoding thioredoxin: MSQETPYIFDATTADFEQSVIENSFHKPVLVDFWAEWCAPCKALMPMLQTIAESYQGELLLAKVNCDVEPDIVSRFGIRSLPTVVLFKDGQPVDGFAGAQPESAVRAMLEPHVQMPPPTAADPFEQAQALFDDNRFADAESILKVLLGEDNTNAKALILYARCLTERGELGEAQIVLDAVKTDEHKAALAGAKAQIQFLGQARDLPDAADLKARLAKNPQDDEAVYQLAIQQLARQQYDAALDGLLKLFVRNRSYSEGLPHKTLLQVFELLGNDHPLVTTYRRKLFAALY, translated from the coding sequence ATGAGTCAGGAAACGCCGTACATCTTCGACGCCACGACTGCCGATTTCGAGCAGTCGGTGATCGAGAACTCTTTCCACAAACCGGTGCTGGTGGATTTCTGGGCCGAATGGTGTGCGCCGTGCAAGGCCTTGATGCCGATGCTGCAAACCATCGCCGAGAGCTATCAGGGCGAGTTGCTGCTGGCCAAGGTCAACTGCGACGTCGAGCCGGACATCGTTTCGCGCTTCGGCATTCGCAGCCTGCCGACGGTGGTGCTGTTCAAGGACGGTCAGCCGGTGGACGGTTTTGCCGGTGCACAGCCGGAATCTGCCGTGCGCGCGATGCTCGAACCTCACGTGCAAATGCCACCGCCGACGGCTGCCGATCCGTTTGAGCAAGCTCAGGCGCTGTTCGATGACAATCGCTTTGCCGATGCCGAATCCATCCTCAAAGTGCTGTTGGGCGAAGACAACACCAATGCCAAGGCGCTGATTCTCTACGCTCGCTGCCTCACCGAACGTGGCGAGTTGGGCGAAGCGCAAATCGTGCTCGACGCGGTCAAGACCGATGAACACAAGGCCGCGCTGGCCGGCGCCAAGGCGCAGATCCAGTTCCTCGGTCAGGCCAGGGATTTGCCGGATGCGGCAGACCTGAAAGCGCGTCTGGCGAAAAATCCGCAGGACGATGAAGCGGTTTATCAGCTGGCAATCCAGCAACTGGCCCGCCAGCAATACGACGCGGCGCTGGATGGGTTGCTCAAGCTGTTCGTACGCAATCGCAGCTACAGCGAAGGCCTGCCGCACAAGACCTTGCTGCAGGTGTTCGAACTGCTGGGCAACGATCACCCGCTGGTGACCACGTACCGCCGCAAGTTGTTTGCCGCGTTGTATTAA
- a CDS encoding DUF2796 domain-containing protein translates to MRRLLLALPFALLPLAVAHAVDEHDHEHGSLGAHEHGVGRLNAALDGQTLELELESPAMNLVGFEHAASTDADKAKVAAVRAQLEKPLVLFNLPKAAGCVVATHELESPLFGDKPDADEEAKGEHHHDHSEIHAHYQFSCSAPGALKTLDLANIFNTFPATQKIQVQLISPSGQQGVEVTAKAAALKF, encoded by the coding sequence ATGCGCCGTCTGCTTCTCGCTCTGCCGTTTGCCCTGTTGCCGCTGGCTGTCGCCCACGCCGTTGATGAACATGATCATGAGCACGGCAGCCTCGGCGCCCACGAACATGGTGTCGGTCGCCTGAACGCAGCGCTGGATGGACAAACCCTGGAGCTGGAACTGGAAAGCCCGGCGATGAACCTGGTGGGTTTCGAACACGCCGCCAGCACCGATGCCGACAAAGCCAAAGTCGCCGCCGTTCGTGCGCAGCTTGAGAAACCACTGGTGCTGTTCAACCTGCCGAAAGCCGCCGGTTGCGTGGTGGCAACCCATGAACTGGAAAGCCCGCTGTTCGGTGACAAGCCGGATGCCGATGAAGAGGCCAAGGGCGAGCATCACCACGACCACAGCGAAATCCACGCTCATTATCAATTCAGCTGCTCGGCACCTGGCGCACTGAAAACCCTGGACCTGGCGAATATCTTCAACACCTTCCCGGCGACCCAGAAAATTCAGGTACAACTGATCAGCCCGAGCGGGCAGCAAGGCGTAGAAGTGACGGCCAAGGCTGCCGCCCTGAAATTCTAA